The Chryseobacterium sp. LJ668 genome segment TTCTTTCGAATGATTTTTAAAAAAGATTCCACAAACCTTTTTATTTCTACTTTCGATTATAATATTTGTGATTTCAAATTTGTTTAAGTGTGAAAAATCAATCACTGTTTTCGAGCACAAGTCACAGAATTTTCCTTCAGAAACATCATGCATATTTTCTAAAGATTCCGTACAAGGTTTTTCAATTCTTAAAAATGGATTCATGCTTATTAGTTTTAAACTAAACGGACTTTCTAAAATTTTATTTCTGAACCAAATCACAAAACCAGAAAACATATTCTCCATCGTCCTGATTGTCGCCAGACTTCGGCTTGGGATACGTTTTTTTTACATTGTCTCCAATTTCAAACTTAATCGGATTTTTAAAAATCGGTCCGTCAAAAGTAAAAGTGTGAAATTCTCCGTTTTCTCCGCAAGGATCAACATTTTTAGGAAGATCTTTAATGAGATCATTATCAATAATTCTTCCCGCAAAACTTTCATCCAAATAGGTCTCGTTGACGCATGTGATAATAGTTTTAAAACCGAGATCTAAAAATTCGTTGATGAGTTCCGAAGTATTTCGTTTCCACAGAGGAAAAACAGCTTTCATCCCAATTGTTTTTAACTGATCTTCTCTGTATTTCCTTAAATCTTCCAAGAAAATATCTCCAAAAATAGCATAAGTGATACCGTAAGATTTAATTTTTGACATTGTTTCAGACATAATCTGCTGATATTCTTCCATCGAGGGTTCTTTCGGAAGTTCCATTTTAATTAAAGGGAAACCTAAACTTTCAGCTTGTTTTTCCAATAATGAGACAGGAACACCATGCATCGAAATTCGCTGATAATCTTTATTGATACTTGTCAAAAGGGTTGTTATGTCAAACTTATTTTCCTTTACAATTTTATATAAGGCAAGCGCAGAATCTTTTCCGCTGCTCCAGTTGAAGATGGCTTTTGGTTTCATGTTTAAATAAATCTTCTCGCAGGAGGATTGATCTGTTACTTTTTTTCAATTTCTTTGATAGGAACAAAACCGCCGTTGAGATAGTCTAGTTTTAATTCGAATGGCACAGAAGCAGGACCCGATGCGATTAAACCGCCGATAATTCCGAAAAAAGCTGAAGCAAGTACGACATCACCGGTTTTAGCCGTAGATTTTATTTTTCCTGTAAAATAGAAGTCACCATCTCTTTTTTCTGCTTTTGTATAAAGATTTTCCACAGGAATATAAATGTATGGAGTTCCTTGATAGACAATAGCATACGTGCTGTTTTTTTTGATTTCTTTCTCTTTACCGTCGATTGTCTCATATATCGTCATGATTTTTGGAGACTTTCCGTAGAATTTTACATTGGTCAATTCTTTTTCAGGCTGCTGGTTTTTAAAGGAAATATAATTCATGTAAACTCCTTCTTTCATTGTTGTCGTGCTGTACAGACTTAGTTTTTGTTTTTCAATCTGATCAAAGTTTTTTACATCTTCTAAGGTGTACAGGTCGTTTGGAGTTGCTTTGACCACAATATTTTTGCTGATAAAATCGCTTACCATCTCACTGCCTTTTTTCATTGTAGCTTTCGTAACATCCATAGAAGAATGGTCTATTACAGAATCTATTTTATCAAGGTATGAGTAGGTTCCGTCATCATTTTTTGCAAAAAGATATGCCTGGAAATAGCAATACCCATGTTCGCTGAATGCACCGGTGAGTTCTGCAAAATAAAGCTGTTTAAGATACATTACAATAGTACCGTCTTCAGTATTTTCACCATTTATATGGTTGAGAAGATTCTGAAATTGGTCTGAAAGATTTGTAACAGGTACCACTTTTGCCTTATTGTTAAATGCGCCTTTCTGAACAATTCCTAATGAAGTCGTGTCTGTTCTGGCATCAATGAGTTGTATTGTTTTATAATAACTTTTTTCAAGCTTCGTATCCGGAAAGCTTATCGAGAAATCCTCAGTTCTTTTCTGAGCATCGGCAAATGATGCCAGAACCGCAAATGC includes the following:
- a CDS encoding Dph6-related ATP pyrophosphatase, with the protein product MKPKAIFNWSSGKDSALALYKIVKENKFDITTLLTSINKDYQRISMHGVPVSLLEKQAESLGFPLIKMELPKEPSMEEYQQIMSETMSKIKSYGITYAIFGDIFLEDLRKYREDQLKTIGMKAVFPLWKRNTSELINEFLDLGFKTIITCVNETYLDESFAGRIIDNDLIKDLPKNVDPCGENGEFHTFTFDGPIFKNPIKFEIGDNVKKTYPKPKSGDNQDDGEYVFWFCDLVQK